A window of Cryptomeria japonica chromosome 3, Sugi_1.0, whole genome shotgun sequence contains these coding sequences:
- the LOC131069592 gene encoding uncharacterized protein LOC131069592, which produces MGELEIDRKLEGTIVYAVLGRLHYGFDIFTLDLPHHLSLHSQPKFPNHKRLTDGKSINYNAQFVTPSDAKLLLQGPALQSPESRPHYEEEEQEMLVYVSERTGNARLHFSSAKAIGPVLGPLKGTVNDLGNPAFFFDRPLIRNGMAYFVSMQEPPDKLPKSWCAVYATCLKTGQTIRLTPPGVVDYSPAVSPSGKWLMVASYGAKDWERDHIQELHTDLYVFKAEDGLCRRMVAEQGGWPSWADENTVYFHRRAEDGWWSIYRLDLFDGSIQPERITPPSVDAFTPCASVTGNWIAVATRRPGSKFRHIEIFDLQSKSFIPVTESISPGVHHYNPFISSHSLKLGFHRFRGEDAEDADTVVPVLEPVESPIPKLKLQRINGAFPAFSPDGFLIAFNPNVGVPDGGVQVVKSDGSKRWELFKGPAFAVAWNGKHQGLLYASVGPVFAPNQSTVNVISISFNPEDLGDEYEVKSEVRFLTKEGTTNNAFPYSSPDGKQLVFRSGRSGHKNLYIMDAEKGEEGWIRPLTQGPWIDTMPCWSPDGQWIAFSSNRHDPHQDVYFSVYLIHPDGTGLHRIPGCDKDRINHIVFSPDSKSLLFPASYSGVSAEPVSLPHHYQPYGEIFVSALDGSHLQRLTFNSYEDGTPVWHQGSSANELDFDSLSVEKLKGEFDEPLWLAKS; this is translated from the coding sequence ATGGGAGAGCTCGAGATCGACAGAAAATTGGAGGGTACGATTGTGTATGCTGTTCTGGGCAGGCTTCACTATGGCTTCGACATTTTTACTCTCGACCTCCCTCACCACCTTTCTCTGCATTCACAGCCCAAATTTCCCAACCACAAAAGACTCACCGACGGAAAATCTATTAACTACAATGCCCAGTTCGTCACTCCCTCAGACGCCAAGCTTCTCCTCCAAGGACCAGCCCTTCAATCACCAGAATCCAGGCCACACtatgaagaagaggaacaagaaatGCTCGTTTATGTATCAGAGAGAACGGGAAATGCCAGGCTCCATTTCAGCTCCGCAAAGGCAATCGGGCCCGTTTTGGGTCCACTGAAGGGCACAGTGAATGATCTCGGGAACCCTGCATTCTTCTTTGACAGACCCCTGATAAGAAACGGAATGGCCTATTTTGTGTCAATGCAAGAGCCTCCGGACAAATTGCCCAAGAGCTGGTGTGCAGTCTATGCTACCTGCCTTAAAACTGGCCAGACAATTCGCCTTACTCCTCCTGGAGTAGTGGACTACAGCCCTGCAGTTTCTCCTTCTGGTAAGTGGTTAATGGTAGCTTCCTATGGGGCAAAAGATTGGGAGAGAGACCACATTCAGGAGCTCCACACCGATCTATATGTTTTCAAGGCCGAAGATGGGTTATGCAGGCGGATGGTTGCAGAGCAAGGAGGCTGGCCCAGTTGGGCGGATGAGAATACTGTGTATTTTCACAGGAGAGCAGAAGATGGTTGGTGGAGCATCTATAGATTGGACCTTTTCGATGGATCGATTCAACCAGAGCGCATTACTCCGCCCTCTGTGGACGCCTTCACCCCCTGCGCTTCTGTCACTGGGAACTGGATAGCGGTCGCTACACGCAGACCAGGGTCCAAATTCAGGCATATTGAAATCTTCGACCTGCAGTCGAAATCTTTTATACCAGTCACAGAGTCCATCAGTCCGGGTGTTCATCACTACAATCCTTTCATCTCGTCACATTCCCTTAAACTGGGCTTCCACAGATTCAGGGGCGAAGATGCCGAGGACGCCGACACGGTTGTTCCTGTCTTAGAACCTGTGGAATCCCCAATTCCGAAGTTGAAATTACAGAGGATAAATGGCGCCTTCCCGGCGTTTTCTCCAGATGGGTTTCTGATAGCTTTCAACCCTAATGTTGGTGTCCCGGACGGCGGAGTTCAAGTGGTGAAATCGGATGGATCGAAGCGATGGGAGTTGTTCAAAGGCCCTGCATTTGCAGTGGCATGGAATGGCAAACACCAAGGCCTCTTGTATGCCTCTGTTGGCCCTGTTTTTGCTCCCAATCAATCCACAGTCAATGTTATCTCTATCAGCTTTAATCCAGAGGATTTGGGAGATGAGTATGAGGTGAAATCGGAGGTGAGATTTCTGACAAAAGAAGGCACCACCAACAATGCATTTCCCTACTCATCTCCAGATGGGAAACAATTGGTGTTCAGATCGGGGCGATCAGGGCACAAGAATCTGTACATAATGGATGCAGAGAAAGGTGAGGAAGGGTGGATTCGACCCCTAACTCAAGGCCCTTGGATTGACACCATGCCCTGCTGGTCTCCGGACGGACAATGGATTGCTTTCTCCTCCAACCGACATGACCCACATCAGGATGTGTATTTCAGCGTCTATTTAATCCATCCGGATGGAACAGGGCTACACCGAATACCTGGTTGTGATAAGGATAGGATCAATCATATTGTCTTCAGCCCCGATTCGAAAAGCTTACTGTTTCCTGCCAGTTATAGTGGGGTATCGGCGGAACCCGTTTCTCTGCCCCACCACTACCAGCCTTATGGAGAGATTTTTGTGTCTGCATTGGATGGAAGTCATCTGCAGAGGCTGACGTTCAACTCTTATGAAGATGGGACTCCAGTGTGGCACCAGGGTTCCAGTGCTAATGAATTGGATTTCGATTCTCTGTCTGTAGAGAAGCTTAAGGGTGAATTTGATGAACCTCTTTGGCTTGCAAAATCATAG
- the LOC131069549 gene encoding uncharacterized protein LOC131069549 produces the protein MLVQFTRRQIAHLIKPVPLFDRGSLVGIPIVPPTYPIRLPITTMAELGDRKMEGTIVYSVVGRLHYGFDIFSLDLPHTLSPQSQPKFPNYNRLTDGRSVNYNGQFVTPSDAKILLRGATLPATDSKPHCEEEEQEMLVYVSERTGNARLYFSSAKAIDRPVLGPLKGTVNDSEHPPFFFDRPVVKNGRAYFVSAQEPPDRLLKSWCAVYGTCLKTGQTIRLTPPGVVDYSPAVSPSGNWTMVASYGSKDWERDQIQDLHTDLYVFKAEDGSCRRMVAEQGGWPSWADENTVYFHRRAEDGWWSIYRLNLLDEPIKPERITPPSVDALTPCASSTGNWIAVATRRPENKFRHIEIFDLQSKSFIPVTASISPGIHHYNPFLSPDSLKLGFHRFRGEDAQDADTVVPVLERVESPIPKLKLQRINGSFPAFSPDGSLIAFNRTIGVPDGGVHVVKADGSKQWQLFKGPAFAVAWNGKQQGLLYASVGPIFASHQSTVHVISIRFKPEELGEEFQVKSEVRVLTKEGTTNNAFSFSSPDGKQLVFRSGRSGHKNLYIMDAEEGEEGWIRPLTQGPWLDTMPCWSPDGQWIAFSSNRHDPLQEVYFSIYLVHPDGTGLHRVPGCEKERINHVFFSPDSKSLLFTANFCGVSTEPVSLPNQFQPYGELFVSALDGSHLQRLTFNAYEDGTPVWHKGSSDNELDLNSLSLGGNRMSGEMLKGEFDEPLWLAKS, from the coding sequence ATGCTTGTGCAGTTTACTAGGCGACAAATTGCTCATCTCATCAAACCAGTGCCATTATTTGACAGGGGCTCCCTTGTGGGGATTCCTATTGTTCCCCCAACATATCCGATTCGATTGCCCATTACGACCATGGCAGAGCTCGGGGACAGAAAAATGGAGGGCACAATTGTGTATTCTGTTGTGGGCAGGCTTCACTATGGCTTCGATATATTTTCTCTCGACCTACCCCACACCCTTTCTCCTCAGTCACAACCCAAATTCCCCAATTACAACAGACTCACCGACGGAAGATCTGTAAACTATAATGGCCAATTCGTCACTCCCTCCGACGCTAAGATTCTCCTCCGCGGAGCAACCCTTCCGGCAACAGATTCAAAGCCACACTGCGAAGAGGAAGAACAAGAAATGCTCGTTTATGTATCAGAGAGAACCGGAAATGCCAGGCTCTATTTCAGCTCTGCAAAGGCAATCGACAGGCCCGTTTTGGGTCCACTGAAGGGCACGGTGAATGATTCCGAGCACCCTCCATTCTTCTTCGACAGGCCCGTGGTTAAAAACGGGAGGGCCTACTTTGTGTCTGCTCAAGAGCCTCCGGACAGACTGCTCAAGAGCTGGTGTGCAGTTTATGGTACATGCCTTAAAACTGGCCAGACAATTCGCCTTACTCCTCCCGGAGTAGTGGATTACAGCCCCGCCGTGTCTCCTTCAGGGAATTGGACCATGGTGGCTTCCTACGGGTCAAAAGACTGGGAGAGAGACCAGATTCAGGACCTCCACACCGATCTCTATGTTTTCAAGGCCGAAGATGGGTCATGCAGGCGGATGGTTGCAGAGCAAGGAGGCTGGCCCAGTTGGGCGGATGAGAATACTGTGTATTTTCACAGAAGAGCAGAAGATGGGTGGTGGAGTATCTATAGATTGAACCTTTTGGATGAACCCATTAAACCAGAACGCATTACTCCACCGTCTGTGGATGCCCTCACCCCCTGTGCTTCTTCCACGGGTAACTGGATAGCCGTTGCCACACGCAGACCAGAGAACAAATTCAGGCATATCGAAATCTTCGACCTACAGTCGAAATCTTTTATACCGGTCACAGCGTCCATCAGCCCGGGCATTCATCACTACAATCCTTTCCTCTCCCCAGACTCTCTTAAACTGGGTTTCCACAGATTCAGGGGCGAAGATGCCCAGGACGCCGACACGGTTGTTCCGGTCTTAGAACGTGTGGAATCCCCAATTCCGAAGCTGAAATTACAGAGGATAAACGGTTCGTTCCCGGCGTTTTCTCCAGATGGGTCTCTGATAGCCTTCAATCGGACTATTGGTGTCCCGGACGGTGGAGTTCACGTGGTGAAGGCGGACGGATCGAAGCAATGGCAGCTGTTCAAAGGCCCTGCTTTTGCAGTTGCTTGGAATGGCAAACAACAAGGCCTCCTGTATGCCTCTGTTGGCCCTATCTTCGCATCCCATCAATCTACAGTCCATGTTATCTCCATCCGCTTTAAGCCAGAGGAATTAGGGGAAGAATTTCAGGTGAAATCGGAGGTGAGAGTTCTGACAAAAGAAGGCACCACCAACAATGCATTTTCCTTTTCATCTCCAGATGGAAAACAATTGGTGTTCAGATCGGGGCGATCCGGGCACAAGAATTTGTACATAATGGATGCAGAGGAAGGGGAGGAAGGATGGATTCGACCCCTAACCCAAGGCCCCTGGCTTGACACCATGCCCTGCTGGTCTCCCGACGGCCAATGGATTGCTTTCTCCTCTAACAGACATGATCCACTGCAGGAGGTGTATTTCAGCATCTATTTAGTTCATCCGGATGGAACAGGGCTACACAGAGTGCCGGGTTGCGAAAAGGAAAGGATCAACCATGTGTTCTTCAGCCCCGATTCGAAAAGCTTGCTGTTTACTGCCAATTTTTGTGGGGTGTCGACGGAACCCGTTTCTCTGCCCAATCAATTCCAGCCTTACGGAGAGCTTTTTGTGTCTGCTTTGGATGGAAGTCATCTGCAGAGGCTAACGTTCAACGCTTATGAAGATGGGACTCCAGTGTGGCACAAGGGTTCCAGTGATAATGAATTAGATTTAAATTCACTGAGTTTAGGGGGTAATAGAATGTCTGGAGAGATGCTCAAGGGTGAATTTGATGAACCTCTCTGGCTTGCAAAATCGTAG